The DNA window tttttttttctacagAAGGCCAATTACAGGTGAGTTGCTAAAGACTTGCTTCGCTTTGCTAGGGTTTTGTACTCCGTTGTAACGAATGCTTTTCCGTcttggtaattttttttctacaGAAGGCCAATTACAGGTGAGTTGCTAAAGACTTGCTTCTCTTTGCTTGGGTTTTGTACTCCGCTGTGACGAATACTTTTCCGTCTTGGTTTCGCTTCTCCGAGCATTGTTATGACATCTCTCATGGATGGTCTGTCCTTAGGGTTCTTTGCTGTACAAAGAATTGCTATTCTGAGAACAAGAAGCATCTCTTCCTGCACATGTTTGCACTGCCCCGCAATGCCAGAATCTAACGCTTCCTCTAATGCTTGGTTGCTTCTTATCTTTCTCCGTACCCACTCGACTATGTCAGTCGATTCTCCAAATGCGGGATCTAAAGGTTTTTTCCCTGTTACAAGCTCCAAGAGTACAACACCGAAGCTGTATATGTCGCTCTTCTCGTCCACCTTTAGAGTGTAACCGTATTCTGTCATAACATTGCGTAACATTAGCAAATTGCAGCGAATTTGATGTTATGAATGTAAAATGAGCAACTTACCAGGAGCAATATATCCGTAAGATCCCGCCACCATTGAAACCGTCTCATTCTTGTGAATCATCATCCTCGCTAATCCAAAATCTGCTATTCTCGCATCCAGATTTGCGTCGAGTAATATATTGTTGGTCTTGATATCGCGGTGGATAACCGGCGGACGACAATCGTGGTGGAGATAATTCAGCCCCTGTGCAACTCCAACTGCTATATTATACCTTGAAACCCAATCGACGAGCATTTTTTCGGCTTCCTTACCATGCAAAGCTGACCAAAGATTTCCATTAGTCATGTATTCATATATCATCATCACATCTGTTTCATTGTGCAGATATCCAAGCAACCGGACGATATTTCTATGACGTAGCCTTCCTAAGAGACTCACTTCCGCGAAAAGATCATCACCACTTTCGACGTCTGTGTCCGTTTTCCATAGCTTCTTCACGGCAACAACTATCTCTGGACGATTGACTTCGGCCTTGTAGACAATGCCGGTACCTCCCATGCCTATGACATTTGACTCCTTTATGCAAGCTAGAATATCACTGCTGCTAAAACTAACTCTCTGGAATGCTACTACTACCCATGGCCATTCTTTGTTGCTCTTCTTAAACCAATCATACACAAAACTATTGTAAAGGTCCCATCGTTTATATATCCATCTCCCAATTACAAATGCAATTCCGAGCGATAAAATCACTGTGATACCGATGATGAATCCGATGATGATGTGATGAATTCGCAGATTCTCTTTTTGCTTCGGTGTTGATGAGCTTGTAGAACACGGCGGAAGTACGCTGCCACAAAGACCGGCATTTCCAATAAGATCATTCGGGTTTATATTCGTTAAAACGCCATTGGACGGAACTGGACCGTCGAGCTTATTGAATGACAAATCGACCATCTCCAAAGCGGGTGAATTCCCGAAATTTTTCGGGATTTGACCGGTTAAAGAGTTGTTAGACAGGTCGAGAATGGCTAACATAGGCATTGTTGAGATTGCTTTCGGGATTTCTCCTGTGATATGATTGTTTTGAAGATTCAGATTCACGAGCTTTTGACACGAAGCTACACTTCCCGGAAGTGGTCCGAAAAAAAGGTTGCTCGAAAGATCAAGAAGGGTGAGTGAAGGACAGTCTTGGAATTCGTCTGGGATTTTGCCTATCAGGTTGTTACTTGAGGCCATGAATATTTGAAGGTTAGGCATGGAGAGAATGTTATAAGGGAGAGTTGATTCGAGTCGGTTTTGAGATATGTCGATGAAAGAAAGAGAGGCAGATAGAGCAATATCATCTGGTATTTCACCTGTCAGATTGTTGTTTGCCAATTCTAGCCTCTGAAGAATCGGCAGACTTCCAAATCCAACCGGAATCGACCCGGAAATGTGATTATTCTGAACCCGAACACGGACTAATGACTTGCAGGTGGAAAGATTTGCAGGAATTGGACCAGATAATGAGTTATTGAAGAGGATTAGTTTAGTCAGATTTCCAGACTGACATAAACCTGAAGGGATATCACCAGATAAAAAATTCGAAGACAAATCTAACCAATACAATGGTGAATTTTGTCCGAGTTTCATCGGTAACGAGCCTGTCAAAGAATTTTCCCATAGCTCGAGTACTTGTAATTTGGTTAACTCACCAAACTTGCTTGGAATTGAACCTGTCAGGTTATTGCACATCAAATTCAAAAGCTGCAAATTCTTCAGTTCTGCTATCTCCACCGGAATCTCTCCTGAAATCTGATTATCAGAAAGATCCAGAAACTGTAACGAAGCAATGTTTCCGAGTTCAGGAGGAATCTTTCCagtaaaattgtttttatacaaGTAAACAGTTGTAAGTTTTTTTAGTTTACCCAATTCGGCAGGAATCTGACCGCTGAGAGTACCAACCGCCAAGTCGAGATACAGAAGATTGGTGAGATTTCCAATTTCTGCCGGGATTTTGCCTACGAACTGATTATATCCAAGAATCATAGTCTCGAGAGACGAAAGCTGGCCGATTTCTCCTGGAATCTTTCCTGTCAGATTATTACCAGAAAGACCAAGAAACTTCAACTTCTGCAGATTCTTGAAAGACTCAGGTATCGAACCGACAAAATAACTCCCTCGAAAATCTAATTTTTCGAGCAATGTCGCATTTCCGAGATCTTCAGGGAGAAACCCTGAAAAATTGTTGCTCGACGCGTTGACTAAAGTCAAACCTGAAGCTCTTCCAAGCCCACTAGGAAAGTTCCCAACGAAATTATTCTGACTAACATCAAAACTCTTCAATGAAACCAAATTCCCTAAAGATTTCGGCAATGCAGAAGCAAATTCATTACAAGAAATATCAAGAATCGAAAGACCGGACAGTTCTTGAATCCGATCCGATACATTACCACCGAGACTCATGTTAGACAAAAAAAGCTTATCTACACTCCCTTTAGAGTTGCAGAAAACTCCTGTCCAATTACAGTGAGACCACAAATGAACATCTTCTCCATTCTCCGGCATTTTCCAATTCCCGAGGCGATTCGAAGGATCGATGAGCCTAGATTTTATCAGAAGTAGAGTTGACAGATCAACATTATACTTTAAGATTTCACCTCCCTCAACAagaacaagaaaaagaaaacaagaaaaaagtAGGGTTTTCATTTTCTTGTTCTTCAAGAAAACTATAATGTGATGCTCTGTGATAATAAATAAAGAAGAGAACAAGATAATTAGAGATTAATGAGTAATTAGTGAATAATTAAATTGAGTTTACGTGGGTTCTTGGGATCTGAACCAGCTAATAATTTGCAGTGTGTGACTGTAAAGCTTTGGAGTTATTGGAAATGTATGAGACATTAAAACATGGAGAGAATGTGTTTTCAGATATGATATGATAatgattttcttgtttttttttgtattatttgatgATAGTCAAACCATGTGAATTCATCAATTAATCAACCAgttaaaatgattaatttgtttttttaatttaattgttgtCACTAATTGTTCTAGTTAAAGGATTTCATTCCTAACATTATTACTTTGAGGAATCTCCCCATGTTAGAGGATTAAAGTTGAAAGTTGAAGAACAAAGTAGCCAACTTGTAACTTATGTAGGGAGATAGATAGATTGGATCACATTATAAATTcagtttgattaatttattttggcttaatagataaaaaaaagtaaattgtaaCACGGCGTaaagatttgaatttaatttatcattagCCACAAATTACAATTGCAAAAGATCAAAAAGgctatattaaaattaaaaaaataaaaaaaaaattgaattttctaGTCCATTAGCTCTAATTTTCCTAGTCCggttagaaaaattaaatattttgcaCTCAAAGCAAACTAAAAATTAACCAAACTGATTGGTTCAGCTCAATATAGCttaaaatactttaaatttgtataaattaGGTGtgtttctatttaaattttctagGGAAATAGAACCGAGTGCAATAATGTACGGAGGAGGGGAAGCATGGGATGGCATTGCCCCCCTCCAACTTTTCGAAATGGTTTAAATTAGAATAAGAAttatgttagtgatatgcactaggtcaatcatgtttgaccatgttttgactttatcattttattatttattgattggcagtttttatcattttatattaatgattaaaatacttgaatggttaattctttctaaggtcatcgagtatgtgacttgatagtagaacccttaggtttaataaaagaattatataccatctatccctagtcttaatagaacattgagactagtatgatgttgactgatgattatgttttactaatcatgtatatgagatattaagtcaaatcataggtgctatttgagaaataaggcactggatgacccactg is part of the Mercurialis annua linkage group LG3, ddMerAnnu1.2, whole genome shotgun sequence genome and encodes:
- the LOC126671196 gene encoding leucine-rich repeat receptor-like protein kinase PXL1, with amino-acid sequence MKTLLFSCFLFLVLVEGGEILKYNVDLSTLLLIKSRLIDPSNRLGNWKMPENGEDVHLWSHCNWTGVFCNSKGSVDKLFLSNMSLGGNVSDRIQELSGLSILDISCNEFASALPKSLGNLVSLKSFDVSQNNFVGNFPSGLGRASGLTLVNASSNNFSGFLPEDLGNATLLEKLDFRGSYFVGSIPESFKNLQKLKFLGLSGNNLTGKIPGEIGQLSSLETMILGYNQFVGKIPAEIGNLTNLLYLDLAVGTLSGQIPAELGKLKKLTTVYLYKNNFTGKIPPELGNIASLQFLDLSDNQISGEIPVEIAELKNLQLLNLMCNNLTGSIPSKFGELTKLQVLELWENSLTGSLPMKLGQNSPLYWLDLSSNFLSGDIPSGLCQSGNLTKLILFNNSLSGPIPANLSTCKSLVRVRVQNNHISGSIPVGFGSLPILQRLELANNNLTGEIPDDIALSASLSFIDISQNRLESTLPYNILSMPNLQIFMASSNNLIGKIPDEFQDCPSLTLLDLSSNLFFGPLPGSVASCQKLVNLNLQNNHITGEIPKAISTMPMLAILDLSNNSLTGQIPKNFGNSPALEMVDLSFNKLDGPVPSNGVLTNINPNDLIGNAGLCGSVLPPCSTSSSTPKQKENLRIHHIIIGFIIGITVILSLGIAFVIGRWIYKRWDLYNSFVYDWFKKSNKEWPWVVVAFQRVSFSSSDILACIKESNVIGMGGTGIVYKAEVNRPEIVVAVKKLWKTDTDVESGDDLFAEVSLLGRLRHRNIVRLLGYLHNETDVMMIYEYMTNGNLWSALHGKEAEKMLVDWVSRYNIAVGVAQGLNYLHHDCRPPVIHRDIKTNNILLDANLDARIADFGLARMMIHKNETVSMVAGSYGYIAPEYGYTLKVDEKSDIYSFGVVLLELVTGKKPLDPAFGESTDIVEWVRRKIRSNQALEEALDSGIAGQCKHVQEEMLLVLRIAILCTAKNPKDRPSMRDVITMLGEAKPRRKSIRHSGVQNPSKEKQVFSNSPVIGLL